From Neomonachus schauinslandi chromosome 4, ASM220157v2, whole genome shotgun sequence:
CACAGCACCAAGAACACATGGAAGAGCTGGTGGCCCTGCCCGAAGAGGTGGCAGCTGCCAGGAAACCAGCGCTCGGGCACGAAGGCCGAGAAGAAAGCGGCGGCCAGCAGGAAGAAGACCACCTGGCACTTGTGGTAGAGAAGGGCGGGGTCATCGGCGCTCGGCTCGGGGGACACCAGGATGCGGTGCACCACGGGGCTGATGTCCAGCGCGTAGGCCAGCGCCGACGGCGCCTCCTGGCAGGTGCGGCCCAGCAGGCCAGGCTTCTGGCTATACTTGTTGTAGCAGGAGCCAGTGCAAGACAGCCAGGCGAGAAAGGCGGCCGTGGGCAGGAAGACGGCCTGCACCCGGGCGTGCCAGGCAGGCTCGATGGCGTAGTAGAAGTGCGCCAGGGCGCTGCCGAACTGGTACACGGCCACGCCCACGTAGTCCAGGAAGAAGAAGCTGTAGTGCCAGAACTCGGACTTGGCCTGCAGGAGGTGAGCCAAGGCGCTGAGGGAGAGGTAGGTGAAGGAGGCAAGCACAATGATGAACAGGGGCAGGGCGTGGGGGTCTCCCCAGAAGTCCACGGTCCCCGCAAAGATGGCCAGCCGCAGCAGCAGCACCAGCGCGGCCAGCAGGTGGGTCCAGACGTTCACCGCCTCGTTGTGCTGCTGGAAGAGCGTGCGGAAGTAGAAGCGCCACGTCTGGTGCAGCGGCCGGTAGCCCACGTAGATGTACGGCTTCCAGAAGAGGCGCGGCACCTCGGCTCGGGCCACCGTGAACACGGGCTCTGGCCGCCCGGACGGCCGCGGCTCCCGGTGGGCCTGCCGCAAAGCGGGCAGCAGATGGCTGAGCTTCTGGGCCACCATTGTGGCCATGGCTGCGGGCcaggccaggagctgggagagaggccaGAGCAAAGTCAGGGCGCCCTGGGCCACCGCGAGCAGCAGCTGGGAGGCTCTGGAGCCCAGttctcactccctccttcccGCCCTCCTTATCCCCTACACTGAGTTTCCGAAGAGAGGAGTCATCCTAAGGAAGATCGCAGCTCTGCCCCGACGGCTGTTGCGTGCCCTGAGGCATCCCAAGTGCCTAGAACCGTGCCTGGCATGCTGTAGGTGCTCAAGCGATGTTTGAGGAATGAATGGAGGTGGCTCACTACCTCAGCCACTTCCATTCCAGTCCAGGTCCACACGGCAGCCCCTGCTGCTTTCTCCCATGTTCGTGTCGCCATCTGTGTTCACCTGCCGGTGACAGTGACCTAGCTAACAGACCCACTGCCTCTACCTTTAGCCCCTTCGGAGTGGCAGggtctcccactgaccctccatCGGCCTCCATGATCTGGTCCCTGCTACCTTTTCCTGCCCTATTGCTCGGCCACAGTGCACTTCCAACCCAGCCACAGCCTCACCACACCCCTGAGCCTGTTTCACATGTCCAGAGGTTTACAcaagctcttccctctgcctgagaCATTTTCCTCATCTTGCCTGCCTGGtaaaactcctactcatccctcAAAACCCATTCTTCTGTGACACTTTCCCTGGCCCCCTGAACCTCTGATGATGACCTCTCTACTTGAGTGCCTACCATAAGATACCCATCCTTTGACCATCGTAACATTTCTCATGGGCATTAAAATCGTTAATGTGAGCTCACATAAGGGTAGGCAGTTAGACTCATTGTTTTGTGAACCCGCAGTGCTTTGCAGGTAGCTGGcattcagtatttgttgaatcaaaGAACATAACAGCATCCCGATAACACTTCATACCTTTTAAAGTCCCCAACTCAAAAAGtcacttttttcccctggaaGTCCCCAGTTAACAACTGATTCTGTAAAAACAGCCCTTTCCTTCAGCCACACCTCCACTCAGAAGATGCCTCCTCTAGCCTTTCCATTCCCACCCACGGCTGCTAATTCCAAAGACATCAAATCTAACCCTTCACCCTGCCATTCAAGACCCTGCTCCTACCCTTACTTCCCACCTAACCCGATATCACACTCTGTTTATCACACTCTATTTCCCTCCCCTGAAAGCCTTTAGGGCCAGTTCAAACTGCCACTTCCAAGGGACCTCCTTACTACCCCCGCCCTGTCTACTCCCCTTGTATAGGTTATATAATGTACCATATAAAacatattcattcactcattcatttgttcatttagcaaacacttactgagcccctcctctgcctcaggTCCTGTGCTGGGTCCAGGGGACggcagagaggaaaaagattTAATCCCTGCCCCCAGGACTTCATGGTATGGTGCAGATTATcgaaaggaaaacaaatcataGCAAATG
This genomic window contains:
- the PAQR7 gene encoding membrane progestin receptor alpha, yielding MATMVAQKLSHLLPALRQAHREPRPSGRPEPVFTVARAEVPRLFWKPYIYVGYRPLHQTWRFYFRTLFQQHNEAVNVWTHLLAALVLLLRLAIFAGTVDFWGDPHALPLFIIVLASFTYLSLSALAHLLQAKSEFWHYSFFFLDYVGVAVYQFGSALAHFYYAIEPAWHARVQAVFLPTAAFLAWLSCTGSCYNKYSQKPGLLGRTCQEAPSALAYALDISPVVHRILVSPEPSADDPALLYHKCQVVFFLLAAAFFSAFVPERWFPGSCHLFGQGHQLFHVFLVLCTLAQLEAVALDYEARRPIYEPLHARWPHNFSGLFLLTVGSSVLTAFILSQLVRRKLDQKTQ